A single window of Gossypium hirsutum isolate 1008001.06 chromosome A10, Gossypium_hirsutum_v2.1, whole genome shotgun sequence DNA harbors:
- the LOC107897329 gene encoding glutathione S-transferase zeta class, whose protein sequence is MAEGENKLKLYSYWKSSCSFRIRIALNLKGLEYQYIPVNLLKGEQFSPEFQKLNPIGYVPVLVDGDMIISDSFAIFMYLEEKYPQHPLLPSDLAKKALNFQAANIVSSSIQPLQNLAVLKYIEEKVSPDEKIPWTKFHIEKGFEALGKLLKDHAGKYATGDEVSMADLFLAPQILAGIERFNVDMAKFPLLSRLNEAYSELPEFQNAKPENQPDAPSA, encoded by the exons ATG GCAGAGGGGGAGAACAAACTCAAGCTCTATTCTTACTGGAAGAGCTCCTGCTCCTTCCGTATCAGAATTGCCCTTAACCTCAAAG GTCTGGAATACCAGTACATACCCGTGAACTTGCTTAAGGGGGAGCAATTCAGTCCTG AATTCCAAAAGCTGAACCCTATTGGGTATGTACCGGTGCTGGTGGACGGTGACATGATCATTTCAGACTCTTTTGCGATTTTCATG TATCTGGAGGAGAAATACCCTCAACACCCTTTATTACCATCTGATCTTGCAAAGAAGGCACTCAATTTCCAG GCTGCAAATATTGTTTCCTCTAGCATTCAGCCTCTTCAGAATCTAGCTGTACTG AAGTACATTGAGGAAAAAGTAAGTCCAGATGAGAAAATTCCTTGGACAAAATTTCATATTGAGAAAGGCTTTGAAG CGCTTGGGAAGCTGTTAAAAGATCATGCTGGAAAATATGCGACTGGAGATGAAGTTTCCATG GCAGATCTGTTTCTAGCACCACAGATTCTGGCTGGGATTGAACGATTCAATGTTGACATG GCTAAATTCCCACTGTTATCTAGGTTAAATGAGGCATACAGTGAGCTACCAGAATTCCAAAATGCTAAGCCAGAGAATCAGCCGGATGCTCCTTCAGCATAG